ATGTCGTCCCAATCGGAGCATCAATGTAGGTAATCGCACCGAGTTTTTCCGCTTGTGCAATCAGCTCAGTAGTTACTGATTTTTGCGTACAAAACACGGGAGCAAGCAGGATTTTGGCGTAGAAACCGTACAGGTTATAGGTGTCCTGAAGGAGTTTCATCCCCGTGCGGTCGCCTGCGGTATTTAGGGCACCGATAATATCGGCTGCGGTGACCTTTGTAGGGTCGCACCAGGAATAATAGGCGCAAACTTTCGCTCCAGGAGGAATGTCGGCTCCTTTACGAGTGATTATGCCTGTTTGTTCATCTACGCTAAATGCTGTGGTGTTAAAGGTTGATGAATTTGATGAAGAGGGCTTTAGTACCACGTTACGCACATTGCGGTGAGCGAGCTTCGCCTGGTTGTTAGCATCAAAAGTGATACTCTCATTGCTGATGCTGGAGCTATGTTTTGCCGGATCCAGCACGTTAATCACCACCACCGTACCGGCACCGTGGTCATAAATCGCCTTCAGTGCCTGTGGGATCGTAAAGTTAGCCAGAGTCGAGCCAAACTGCGCAGCATCGCTTTCAGAAAGACATAATGTTGGTTTATTTACCGGACCACAGGGGGCCGTACCGATTAAAGCGATGACGGCGGATTTTACCGCTTTAACCGGACGAGGGCCGGTTTCAATTTCAATGGTTTCTACACCGTGCAGGTAATTAGCTGCCATGTACAATTTCCTCTACGTTATTTTGTTCTTCCTGAGTGATGACAGGAGTCAGATGATTGCGGGCAATCATGGTTATGACCCACTCGTTGTCTTCTGGCAGATCAATTTCACTGTTCGGCCACAATAAGATTTCTTGTCCGTCGGCAAGGGTGACGCCGCTTGCCGGGCCGTTGTAGATGTATTTCATTCAGTTTCCTCGTAATTAACTTCCGTAAGCAGGGGAAGATCCGTGCTTTCCTGTTCAGCGATAAACAGCGAGCTGGTCGCCATTTCCAGGATGTAGCGGCAGAAACCGCCGCTCTCACCCGTATTAATTTCTTTTTCAAGCCAAAGCAGACGATCGCAATCAGGAAGCTGAAGGCCACCCAATGCTCTGCGTATGCGATCAAGAGCGTTTAACGCGTCACAATTTTTGCCAACAATAACGGTGGCGGTTAAGCGGAGTATTTGCTGTTGCACGATGGCATCACTGCTTTCGGGCGTGGCAAAGAAAGAACCGCTATAATTAATAATCACTGCAACTTGCTGTGTCTGTGGAATATATTTCTGGGCATCCGTAGCTGAAATAAATACGTCCATTTCGGGGTTGTGTTCACGTAATCTGGTCACAACAGAATTCATTACAGATAAAATTTCCATATGGGTTGTACCTTAATTACCGCTCACTTCGTTATCGTTGAAATATATTCTGAAGCAGTGAAGGTGAAGAATCTTTTAATGTAATTTAGAGAAAAAATTGAATGGCTATAAAAAATCCCCACACTTACGTAAAGGTGGGGATGTATTTAATAGCTGCCACGTTGTAACAGCTCGATTTTGCTATATAAGGCATCCAGCTTTGCTTCTAATACTGCTTGCCCACGAAGATAATCTTCTCTGCGGACATAATGCAGCGGAAGCTCGGCACGAAATTCAAGAAACTCTCTTTCCAGTTTCGACCAACTTGTTTCTGATTCCCTGCGGGCATTTTCCAGAGACTCAAAACGCTCATTAAGTCGTTTTTCAATTTGCGCTAACAGCAGTTTTCCGGCAGCAAACATTAATCCAACGAAGGAAAGCATAAGGGAGATCACTTCCCAAAAATCGATACTGAGTTTCATCGGCCCCTCTGATTAGTGAAGACAGCTTGCCTGTCCCCAGAGTAAATAGCGGGCGGCGTGTAGATAGAGGATCATCTTTGGATAGCGACGATTTTCTCGCCAGTTAGCAGCGCTGCGCCCGGCGTTGACTCGCTCGACATGACCAAACCAGCTAGTGGCATCTAACCCTTTGGATGCAGCTAGTTTTTTATCCCGGTTAACCCACCCCTGACCGCCGTTATAGGCGCTTAGGGTAAACGCCATACGCTGACAGTCATTTTTCGCAGAGATGTTTTTCCACAAATGCTGGTCATATTGCACCAGCGCGCGAATCGCCCAGGTTGGGTTATACGGTTTGTTTTCACGCAATTGTGGATACAACTGGCTTATCCATGTCGCTGTAGCAGGCATAAATTGCGCCATACCTTGTGCGCCAACGGGGGAACGTACCATTGGCTGCCAGGCGGACTCCAGGTGTAATTGCCCGGCAAAGTCGGCCACTGGGGCATTCAGCCCCCAGACTTCTCGAGCGGTACGAATTAGTTCGTTTCGCCATGCCAGAGAGGCTCGCGGCGGTTCAGAGGCGTTAAGCGGGAAAAGAACGAAAATAATCATAGACGCGATATATTTCAGCCACATCACTATAGCCCTAAGGCGACGGAAAGACAGACGGCGGCAACGATGATGGCGCGGCGAATCATTGCCGCCGCGCAGCAACGCGGTTCCTTCCAGGGGCTAAAAGAGTCAGGCCGTGCCCAGGGGAACAAACTGCGATCGAGCCAGTATCCCAGCACCGCGGAAAGCGAAACCAGGCTTAGTTTATAAATGACGACCGGGATCTGTGCTGAAGAGGTCCAGCCGATCACGACAAACAGCGCGACGGAAGCGACCAGCCAGCCGGAAAGCCGGGGAAAAGTGACTTTTTTCATACGATATCTCCTGATAAGTGAGCGTTTAGTGTCGTCAGAACCCTCCAGTGAAGAATGAAAAAAGCTTTAATAAATAAGTTTAAAAAATAGATTCTCTATAAATGAACAAGCCCGCTAATAAATCGACTCATCAATTAAAGAGCAAAAGGTGACCTGGCGAATAAGCGCGTCATTATGCAGGGGAAAGATGATGGTGGATCGTAGGAATAGTCTATAGTTATTTGATTTTTAAAGTTTGTTTAAGAAAGTCAGCTACTGTGAGGGAAACGATCTTTTAACACTACAGGTAAAAATAATACTGTATACGTATACAGTATAGTGTAAAATGATACTCCTGTTGACAAGAAACATAATGCAAACAATATATTTATTTCGTGAATTTATGGCGTTCATTAATACTAAAAATTTATATTTTGGGTGATTATTTATTTGTTTGTTGAATGTATTGAGTAGCAGTAATGACAACTGCTTAGCGTATATCCGTGGTTTTACACGCATCGGGTCTTATTCAGGATGCAAGATATATGGAGATGAAAAATGATACGAAAATCAAAAGAGATGGCCCGGACACCGGAGATTATTAACGACCTGGCTTTTCATGCATCGCAAGTTCTGATTGAAAGCATCATTCTCGACAGTTCATCGGCAGAAAATGTGGGTTTTGCCATTGCCGACCGAATGATGCGTAACTGGGGCGGACAAAGCATCTATTTCCCTAAGGGGATCTCCGGACGAGCATCGGAGCGTGACTACCAAATCTATAGCGAGTGCGATGGGCGCAACTACGCTGAATTAGCGAAGAAATATAATCTGACGCTGCAATGGATTTATAAGATAGTCAAACGTGTACATACGGAGAAGCAGCAGAGTCGTATGTAGTGGTGATTGCACCGGCATGGCGAGTAGCGATATGGGGTCGCAACTCGCCTGTACTGGTCGTTTACTCAAACAAATTAAAATGCAGTTTCTGCACTACCTGTTCCGCATCTTCGCCCGGCACCAGGAAGCACAGGTTATGACTGGAAGCGCCGTAGCAAATCATGCGAATGTTGAACGGTTCAAGTACGCCAAACACCTCTTTGCCAACACCACAGGCTTTTGACAGGTCGTTACCAATCAGAGCCACCAGCGCCAGGCCTTCTTCCACTTCTACCCGACACAGCGCTGAAAGCTCCATCAGCAGCGATTGTGTCAGCAACGTATCTCCAGTTGACGTTGAACCGGTAGTGTCGAGGGTCAGCGCCACGCTTACCTCCGACGTAGTAATTAAATCCACCGAAATATTATGCCGTGCGAGAATGCCGAAAACTTCCGCGAGGAAGCCGCGAGAATGCAGCATATTCAGGCTATGCAGGGTTAACAGCGTTTGTTTGCGACGCAGAGCCAGCGCACGGAACAACGGCGGATTTTCGGTTTTATTACACACCAAAGTACCGCCAGCACGCGGATCTTTACTTGAACCGACAAACACCGGGATATCGCTGCGAACAGCAGGCAGTAAGGTTGCTGGATGAAGTACTTTGGCGCCAAAGGTTGCCATCTCAGCCGCTTCTTCAAAGGCGATTTCATCAATTCGTTTGGCATCAGGCACGACGCGCGGGTCGGTAGTATAAATCCCCGGCACATCTGTCCAGATATCGACGCGAGCAGCGTTTAACGCTTCTGCCAATAGTGCCGCCGTGTAGTCACTACCGCCGCGACCAAGCGTTGTGGTGCGCCCTTTACTTTCACTGCCAATAAAGCCCTGGGTGATGACTAAACCTTCGCTGAGACGTGGGGTTAGTTGCAGCGCAGACAGTTCCGCCAGTGCAGCAATATCTGGCTCCGCGCGGCCAAAGCGATCGTTTGTGCGCATCACTTTACGCACATCAAACCACTGGGCCTGAACATTGCGCTCACGCAGAATCTCCACAAACAGTAGGGTAGACATCAGTTCGCCGTGGCTGACCAGTTCATCAGTTAGCGCTGGAGAGGTTGCCAGTGCAGCAGCTTCGGCCAGAACGGTAATGTTCTCCAGCAAACGTTCAATCTCTTCACGGATGACGTTCGGGTAACGCAGGCGCTCCAGAATGGCGAACTGAATATTGCGAATGGCATCGAGTTTTTCGAAACGCTCAACCGGTTCCAGACCTTCAGCCAGTGCAACCAACAGATTGGTAATGCCCGCAGAAGCAGAAAGCACAACTAAACGCACATTCACATCAGAAAGCACAATGTCGGCGCTGCGGTTCATGGCGTCGAAATCAGCCACGCTAGTACCACCAAATTTGGAGACAACAATATCGGGCATAACAACCTCGTGTCAGGGAATGAAAGAAGCGACCTTGGCACAAAGGCAAAACAGAAACCGGTGCAGGCGCAGACCGTATTTATAAATAAAAGGTGTAGGGGAGTGTGTCAACGCCGGGATTATGCGGATTATTCATGCAGCGGGCGTGGTCAGAAATTGTGCTTATAACGTCTATACTTTTTATCCTTTTCAGTGGTTAGCTGAGCTAACGGCACTAAAACCATCACATTTTTCTGTGACTGGCGCTACAATCTTCCACAGTCACAATTCTCAATATCAGAAGAGTATTGCTAATGAAAAACATCAATCCAACGCAGACCGCGGCCTGGCAGGCACTACAGAAACACTTCGATGAAATGAAAGACGTTACGATCGCCGATCTTTTTGCTAAAGACGGCGATCGTTTTTCTAAGTTCTCCGCAACCTTCGACGATCAGATGCTGGTGGATTACTCCAAAAACCGCATCACCGAAGAAACGCTGGCGAAATTACAAGATCTGGCGAAAGAGTGCGATCTGGCGGGCGCGATTAAGTCGATGTTCTCTGGCGAGAAGATCAACCGCACCGAAAACCGTGCCGTACTGCACGTGGCGCTGCGTAACCGTAGCAATACGCCGATTCTGGTTGATGGCAAAGATGTTATGCCGGAAGTCAACGCGGTGCTGGCGAAGATGAAAACCTTCTCGGAAGCGATTATTTCCGGTGAGTGGAAAGGTTATACCGGCAAAGCAATCACCGACGTAGTGAACATTGGTATCGGCGGTTCTGACCTTGGTCCGTACATGGTGACTGAAGCACTGCGCCCTTACAAAAACCACCTGAACATGCACTTTGTTTCTAACGTCGATGGCACTCACATCGCGGAAGTGCTGAAAAAAGTAAACCCGGAAACCACGCTGTTCCTGGTAGCATCTAAAACCTTCACTACTCAGGAAACCATGACCAACGCCCATAGTGCGCGTGACTGGTTCCTGAAAGCGGCTGGTGATGAGAAGCACGTTGCGAAACACTTTGCGGCGCTTTCCACCAATGCGAAAGCCGTTGGCGAGTTTGGTATTGATACCGCCAACATGTTCGAGTTCTGGGACTGGGTTGGCGGTCGTTACTCTTTGTGGTCAGCGATTGGCCTGTCGATTGTTCTCTCCATCGGCTTTGATAACTTCGTTGAACTGCTTTCCGGCGCACACGCGATGGACAAGCATTTCTCCACCACGCCTGCAGAGAAAAACCTGCCTGTACTGCTGGCGCTGATTGGCATCTGGTACAACAATTTCTTTGGCGCGGAAACTGAAGCGATTCTGCCGTATGACCAGTATATGCACCGTTTCGCGGCGTACTTCCAGCAGGGCAATATGGAGTCCAACGGCAAATATGTTGACCGTAACGGTAACGTGGTGGATTACCAGACTGGCCCGATTATCTGGGGTGAGCCGGGTACGAACGGTCAGCACGCGTTCTACCAGCTGATCCACCAGGGAACCAAAATGGTGCCATGCGATTTCATCGCTCCGGCTATTACCCATAACCCGCTCTCTGATCATCACCAGAAACTGCTGTCTAACTTCTTCGCTCAGACCGAAGCACTGGCGTTTGGTAAATCCCGCGAAGTGGTTGAGCAGGAATATCGCGATCAGGGTAAAGATCCGGCAACGCTTGACTACGTGGTGCCGTTCAAAGTGTTCGAAGGTAACCGCCCGACCAACTCCATCCTGCTGCGCGAAATCACTCCGTTCAGCCTGGGTGCGTTGATTGCGCTGTATGAGCACAAAATCTTTACTCAGGGCGTGATTCTGAACATCTTCACCTTCGACCAGTGGGGCGTGGAGCTGGGTAAACAGCTGGCGAACCGTATTCTGCCAGAGCTGAAAGATGACAAAGAAATCAGCAGCCACGATAGCTCGACCAATGGTCTGATTAACCGCTATAAAGCGTGGCGCGGTTAATCATCGTGCATGTTTGATGCCGATATGTAGGCCGGATAAGGCGTTCACGCCGCATCCGGCAACCGGTGCCTGATGCGACGCGGTCGCGTCTTATCAGGCCTACAGGTCGATGCCGATATGTACATCGTATTCGGCAATTAATACATAGCACGATTGATTAAATAACCTTAATAACAATGCCGACTATAAGTCGGCATTGTTTTATCAGATAAATCCCCTTGTCTGTGATTTAACGAAAATCATACCGTGAGGTTAATCCTAAAATAGATTTTTAATCGTGGTTGATTTCGGAAAGTACGCAGATTAATTACTTTTTATTTTATTTTAAGTTCATGATTTTTAATCTTATTTATATATAAGTTAAAGCTTATATTTGATATTCATTCCAATTGTCCTAAAACTCCTTCACTAATTCCCCGCGCCGTAATTCGCATGCTTTAGTTGTGTATACTCGATCCCGCCCGAAATGTTTTTGGGTAAATCTCCATTCATTCAATGAAGGGAAATTGTTATGAAAAAAGTTCTGTATGGCATTTTTGCCATATCTGCGCTTGCGGCGACTTCTGCGTGGGCTGCACCTGTACAGGTGGGCGAAGCGGCAGGGTCGGCAGCAACGTCGGTTTCGGCGGGGAGTTCCTCCGCGACCAGCGTCAGCACCGTAAGCTCGGCGGTGGGTGTCGCGCTCGCGGCAACCGGTGGCGGTGATGGTTCTAATACCGGGACCACAACTACCACAACCACCAGTACCCAGTAATAAAGTATGTATCCCCAAAATAATTCGAGTCATCGCATCTGTGGCTTGAAGTATGAAGGGATTTACCATAACCACACTCCGGTGTGGTTATTCTGCCCCTCTGGAGAAGAGTCGTGAAGCGACCTGCACTCATTCTTATCTGCCTGCTATTACAGGCCTGTTCAGCCACGACTAAAGAGCTGGGCAATTCACTGTGGGACAGTCTGTTCGGTACGCCAGGCGTACAACTGACGGACGATGATATTCAAAATATGCCCTACGCCAGCCAGTACATGCAGCTTAATGGCGGGCCGCAGTTGTTTGTGGTGCTGGCCTTCGCTGAAGACGGACAACAAAAATGGGTCACTCAGGATCAGGCCACTCTCGTCACACAACATGGTCGTCTGGTGAAGACTTTGCTTGGCGGCGACAACCTGATTGAAGTGAATAACCTTGCCGCTGACCCGCTGATCAAACCCGCACAAATTGTTGATGGTGCAACCTGGACTCGCACGATGGGCTGGACCGAGTACCAACAGGTACGCTACGCCACCGCACGCTCAGTCTTCAAATGGGATGGCACTGATACCGTCAAGGTCGGCAGCGATGAAACTCCGGTTCGCGTGCTGGACGAAGAAGTCTCCACCGACCAGGCGCGCTGGCATAACCGCTATTGGATCGACAGCGAAGGGCAAATTCGCCAGTCGGAACAGTATCTCGGCGCGGATTATTTCCCGGTGAAAACCACGCTCATCAAGGCGGCAAAACAATGATTAAACAAACTATTGTCGCGTTGCTTTTGAGTGTGGGAGCGTCATCGGTCTTTGCGGCAGGAACCGTCAAGGTGTTCAGCAATGGTAGTGGTGAGGCCAAAACGCTGACGGGCGCGGAGTATTTAATCGATCTGGTAGGCCAACCACGGCTGGCAAACAGCTGGTGGCCCGGTGCGGTCATTAGCGAAGAGCTGGCAACAGCGGCAGCATTGCGTCAGCAGCAGGCGTTGCTGACACGGCTGGCTGAACAGGCCGCAGACTCCAGCGCCGACGATGCCGCCGCCATTAACGCCTTACGCCAGCAAATTCAGGCGTTGAAGGTGACGGGCAGACAAAAAATCAATCTTGATCCTGATATCGTGCGCGTTGCCGAACGCGGTAACCCGCCGTTGCAGGGCAACTACACGCTGTGGGTCGGACCACCGCCGTCCACGGTCACGTTGTTCGGGCTTATCAGCCGTCCTGGCAATCAGCCATTCACTCCCGGTCGCGACGTGGCGAGCTATCTCTCCGGGCAAAGTCTGCTTAGCGGTGCGGATCGCAGCTACGCGTGGGTCGTTTACCCGGACGGACGCACGCAAAAAGCGCCGGTGGCTTACTGGAACAAGCGTCACGTAGAGCCGATGCCCGGCAGCATTATTTATGTTGGCCTCGCGGACTCCGTCTGGAGTGAGACGCCTGATGCCCTTAACGCCGACATTCTTCAGACTCTGACGCAGCGGATACCCCAATAATGAAAAAAAGACATCTGCTTAGCTTACTGGCGCTGGGCATTAGCACAGCTTGCTACGGCGAAACATATCCTGCGCCCATTGGTCCGTCGCAGTCGGATTTCGGTGGCGTAGGATTATTACAAACGCCCACCGCGCGCATGGCGCGGGAAGGGGAGTTGAGTTTGAACTATCGCGATAACGATCAGTACCGTTATTACTCAGCTTCAGTGCAACTCTTCCCGTGGCTGGAAACAACGCTGCGTTATACCGACGTGCGCACCCGGCAGTACAGCAGCGTCGAAGCGTTCTCTGGTGATCAAACGTATAAAGATAAAGCCTTCGATCTCAAACTGCGTTTGTGGGAAGAGAGTTATTGGCTGCCGCAAGTGGCGGTTGGCGCGCGGGATATCGGTGGCACGGGGCTGTTTGATGCAGAATATCTTGTCGCCAGTAAAGCCTGGGGGCCGTTCGATTTTACACTCGGTCTGGGCTGGGGATATCTGGGCACCAGCGGTAATGTGAAAAATCCGCTCTGTTCAGCCAGTGATAAATATTGCTATCGCGATAACAGCTACAAACAGGCGGGATCTATCGACGGCAGCCAGATGTTCCACGGTCCTGCCTCACTGTTTGGCGGCGTGGAATACCAGACGCCCTGGCAGCCACTGCGCCTGAAACTGGAGTATGAAGGCAATAATTATCAGCAGGATTTTGCCGGGAAGCTGGAGCAAAAAAGTAAGTTTAACGTCGGTGCGATTTATCGCGTTACCGATTGGGCCGACGTTAACCTTAGCTATGAACGTGGTAACACCTTTATGTTTGGCGTCACGCTGCGCACCAACTTTAACGATCTGCGCCCGTCTTACAACGATAACGCCCGCCCGCAATATCAACCGCAGCCGCAGGATGCCATTTTGCAGCATTCGGTGGTGGCGAATCAGTTAACGCTGTTGAAATACAACGCCGGACTTGCTGATCCGCAGATCCAGGCGAAAGGCGATACGCTGTATGTCACCGGCGAGCAAGTGAAATATCGTGATTCGCGCGAAGGGATCATCCGCGCCAATCGGATCGTGATGAACGATCTGCCGGATGGGATCAAAACGATCCGTATCACGGAAAACCGCCTTAACATGCCGCAGGTGACGACGGAAACCGATGTCGCCAGCCTGAAAAATCATCTCGCCGGAGAGCCGTTGGGCCACGAAACGACGCTGGCGCAAAAACGCGTCGAGCCAGTGGTTCCAAAGTCCACCGAGCAGGGCTGGTATATCGACAAATCGCGTTTTGATTTCCATATCGATCCGGTGCTGAACCAGTCGGTCGGTGGCCCGGAAAACTTTTACATGTATCAGCTGGGCGTGATGGGAACGGCAGATTTGTGGCTGACGGACCATTTGCTCACCACCGGCAGCCTTTTTGCAAATCTTGCCAACAACTACGACAAGTTTAACTACACCAATCCGCCGCAGGACTCGCACTTACCGCGTGTTCGTACCCATGTGCGCGAGTATGTGCAGAATGATGTCTATGTGAATAACCTGCAAGCCAACTACTTCCAGCATCTGGGCAATGGCTTCTACGGTCAGGTCTACGGAGGTTATCTCGAAACCATGTTTGGCGGTGCGGGGGCAGAAGTGTTGTATCGCCCGCTGGACAGCAACTGGGCGTTTGGTCTGGATGCCAACTACGTTAAACAGCGCGACTGGCGTAGCGCAAAAGATATGATGAAATTCACCGACTACAGCGTGAAAACCGGGCATCTGACCGCGTACTGGACGCCATCTTTCGCCCAGGACGTGTTGGTGAAAGCGAGCGTCGGGCAGTATCTGGCAGGGGATAAAGGCGGCACGCTGGAAATAGCCAAACGCTTTGATAGCGGCGTGGTGGTGGGTGGCTATGCCACGATCACTAATGTTTCGAAAGAGGAGTACGGCGAAGGGGACTTCACCAAAGGCGTGTATGTCTCTGTACCGCTGGATCTCTTCTCGTCTGGCCCGACACGCAGCCGTGCGGCGATTGGCTGGACGCCGCTGACGCGTGACGGTGGTCAGCAACTTGGGCGTAAGTTCCAGTTGTATGATATGACCAGCGACCGTAGCGTAAATTTCCGCTAAGTCATGGGAAAGGTGCCAGTTTTCGCAATCACTGGCACCCTCATTCTTAATGGCCTGTTGAGCCATCAGGAACGCAGTTCACCCCCGGTTTGCGATCTGGTGTGTAAAGGCGAAAACATTCTGTCTTCCTGTCCGTCGATATCGGTTGCAGGTCTGGTTGCCTGAGCGACTGAGCCATCATTGGGCTGGAGACATTGCTTTGCGGTAGGTCGGCTTTATCAGCAGTGCCGAGCGGACCAGCATAAGCAGGAAGAACAGAGACTGATAACAACAAAGCAGCAAAATAAGGCTTCATTTTTACCACCTTTATCAGGTTACGTTTCATTTGTTCCAGAGGAACATTGTCGATTTTTCGCGCTTTACTGGGGGTAGGGAATCACCTGAATGGGTGATTTTTGCATTACCGACTTTGGTGCGGTTTGCCTTGCCGGATGCGCCGCCAGGCGCGGCTTATTCGGCCTACGGGTAGGTACATCCGGCGTTGGTGGAGGCGCGTCCCAAATCCAGGTTGAACAAAACATACACAAAAAATATAGATCTCCGTCACATTTTTACGTTATACAGGAAGCTCGCCACTGTGAAGGAGGTACTGCTATGACGTCACTCTCTCGTCCGCGCGTGGAGTTTATCTCCACCATTTTGCAGACCGTTCTCAATCTTGGCCTGCTGTGTCTCGGCCTGATTTTGGTTGTCTTCCTCGGCAAAGAAACGGTGCATCTGGCTGATGTGCTGTTCGCGCCAGAACAAACCAGCAAATATGAGCTGGTAGAAGGGCTGGTGGTTTATTTTCTCTATTTCGAATTTATCGCGCTGATTGTGAAGTACTTTCAGTCCGGTTTTCACTTCCCGCTACGTTACTTTGTCTATATCGGGATCACCGCCATTGTGCGCTTGATCATCGTCGATCATAAATCGCCACTGGATGTGTTGATCTACTCGGCAGCGATCCTGTTGCTGGTGATCACCCTGTGGTTATGTAATTCGAAACGGTTGAAGCGGGAGTAAAAAAGAGGCGCTCCGAAGAGCGCCGAATAACAGTCACAAGTTAGGATAACGTAAGTTGAGGGTCTAGCGGCATAACATTGGCAGAACAACATCTTTAACCTTTCACACCACCTGCCGTCAGGCCGTTAACCAACCAGCGTTGAGCCAGCAAGAAGACGATGGTGATTGGTAATGCAGACATCACGGCAGCGGCGGCAAAGTCACCCCACAGGTAGTTTTGCGGGTTAAGGTATTGCTGCATCCCCACGGCCAGGGTGTAACTGTTCACGTCACGCAGTAACAACGACGCGACCGGAACTTCGGTAATGGCAGCGATAAACGACAGGATGAACACCACCGCCAGAATCGGTACAGATAATGGCAACAGGACAAGGCGGAAAGCCTGCCACGGTGTCGCACCATCCAGCGCCGCCGCTTCTTCCAGCGAGCTATCGATGGTTTCGAAATAACCTTTAATCGTCCAGACGTGCAGCGCAATCCCGCCCAGGTAAGCAAAGATAACGCCGCCGTGGGTATTCAGACCGATAAACGGAATGTACTCGCCCAAACGGTCAAACAACGCATACAACGCCACCAGTGAGAGTACCGCCGGGAACATCTGGAAAATCAGCATTCCTTTCAGCAGCGTCGCTTTGCCAGGGAAGCGCATACGGGCGAAGGCATAAGCGCAGGTGGTGGAGAGCGCCACAATACCAATCGCGGAAATACCGGCGACCTTTACCGAGTTCCACAGCCACAGCAGTACCGGAAATGGTGGTGGCGTAATGCGGCCATCCGCCTGTTCAACGCTAAAACCTAACGCCAGTTTCCAGTGATCCCACGAGATTTGCTCCGGGATCAGGCTACCGGTCGCGAAGTTCCCCTGGCGCAGCGAGATGGCGACGACCATCAGCAGCGGGAACATAATCGCCGCGATAAAAAGTAGTAGTAGCAGGTGAGTAATAAACAAACGTGCTTTTTGCGATTTCGGTTGGACCATTGCCATTTTTGTTATCTCCCTTAATCAAACTTCATTCGCGTGGCTTTCAGGTTCACTATCGCCAGCGCACCTACCAGCAGGAAGATCAGTGTGGCAATTGCTGCCGCCAGACCGAAGTCCTGACCCCCGCCGCCTTCAAAGGCGATACGGTAGGTGTAGTTAACGAGCAGATCGGTATAACCGGCTGGCGTGGTGGTGCCAAGACGATCCGGGCCACCGTTGGTCAACAGTTGAATCAGCACGAAGTTGTTAAAGTTAAAGGCGAAGCTGGCGATCATTAGCGGTGTGAGCGGCTTAATCAGCAGCGGTAGCGTAATCTTAAAAAAGTTCTGGAACGGACTTGCGCCATCCATCGCTGAGGCTTCATACAGATCGTCCGGAATCGCTTTCAACAAGCCCATGCAGAGGATCATCATGTACGGATAACCCAGCCAGGTGTTGACGATAATCAGCATCGTTCGTGCGGTGGTCGGGTCGCTGAACCAGGCGGGCTTCACGCCAAACAGCGTGCTCAACATCATGTTGATTTCACCAAAGCTCTGGTTGA
The DNA window shown above is from Escherichia sp. E4742 and carries:
- the malG gene encoding maltose ABC transporter permease MalG; this translates as MAMVQPKSQKARLFITHLLLLLFIAAIMFPLLMVVAISLRQGNFATGSLIPEQISWDHWKLALGFSVEQADGRITPPPFPVLLWLWNSVKVAGISAIGIVALSTTCAYAFARMRFPGKATLLKGMLIFQMFPAVLSLVALYALFDRLGEYIPFIGLNTHGGVIFAYLGGIALHVWTIKGYFETIDSSLEEAAALDGATPWQAFRLVLLPLSVPILAVVFILSFIAAITEVPVASLLLRDVNSYTLAVGMQQYLNPQNYLWGDFAAAAVMSALPITIVFLLAQRWLVNGLTAGGVKG